Proteins from a single region of Xiphophorus maculatus strain JP 163 A chromosome 22, X_maculatus-5.0-male, whole genome shotgun sequence:
- the LOC102218195 gene encoding serine protease HTRA1A-like: MFRSFLLCVAAASLQADAQITSRYVVGCPSVCDKSMCPRLPADCPAGQALDVCQCCTVCASGEGEACGGGGKLGDPTCGDGLECSVSGGVAYSVTVRRRSKSGICACKTTEPVCGSDGVSYRSICELKRVSRRAQKLQQPPVLFIQRGACGKAQDNPDSPRHRYNFIADVVEKIAPSVVHIELFRKMTYSKREVAVASGSGFVVSEDGQIVTNAHVVANKHRVKVELKSGASYDAKIKDVDEKSDIALIKIDVPTKLPVLLLGHSSDLRPGEFVVAIGSPFSLQNTVTTGIVSTTQRGGRELGLRNSDMDYIQTDAIINYGNSGGPLVNLDGEVIGINTLKVTAGISFAIPSDKIRQFLAESYDRQSRGRTDAKKKYIGVRMMTLTPSLAKDLKTRHRDFPDITTGAYVMEVIAKTPAAIGGLKEHDVIISINGQRISTATDVSSAIKSNDTLKIVVRRGNEDAILTVVPVEIDP; this comes from the exons aTGTTTCGGTCCTTCCTGTTGTGCGTGGCCGCAGCGTCGTTGCAGGCAGACGCGCAGATAACCAGCCGCTATGTTGTCGGATGCCCCTCCGTGTGCGACAAGTCCATGTGTCCCCGTCTGCCCGCGGACTGCCCGGCGGGACAAGCCCTCGACGTCTGCCAGTGCTGCACGGTGTGCGCGTCCGGCGAGGGGGAGGCatgcggcggcggcggcaaGCTCGGCGACCCGACGTGCGGCGACGGGCTGGAGTGCTCTGTGTCCGGCGGGGTGGCGTACAGCGTGACGGTGCGGAGGAGAAGCAAGAGCGGGATCTGCGCGTGCAAGACCACGGAGCCGGTGTGCGGGAGCGACGGGGTGTCTTACCGGAGTATCTGCGAGCTGAAGAGGGTGAGCCGGCGGGcgcagaagctgcagcagccacCTGTTCTCTTCATTCAGCGGGGAGCCTGCGGGAAAG ctCAGGACAATCCAGACAGCCCGAGGCACAGATACAACTTCATCGCCGACGTGGTGGAGAAAATTGCTCCCTCTGTGGTTCACATTGAACTTTTCCGCAA GATGACTTACTCCAAGCGGGAGGTCGCTGTGGCCAGTGGCTCCGGTTTCGTCGTGTCAGAAGACGGCCAGATTGTGACCAATGCCCACGTCGTGGCCAATAAACACAGAGTGAAAGTGGAGCTAAAGAGCGGCGCCTCCTACGACGCCAAAATCAAAGATGTGGATGAAAAGTCAGACATAGCCCTCATCAAGATTGACGTACCG ACCAAACTTCCTGTTCTGTTATTGGGCCATTCGTCTGACCTGAGGCCAGGGGAGTTTGTAGTCGCCATCGGCAGCCCGTTCTCTCTGCAGAACACGGTCACAACGGGGATCGTCAGCACCACTCAGCGGGGCGGCAGAGAGCTAGGTCTCCGTAACTCTGACATGGACTACATTCAGACGGACGCCATTAtcaat tACGGAAACTCTGGAGGGCCTCTGGTAAATCTG GATGGCGAAGTGATTGGGATCAATACACTGAAAGTGACGGCCGGCATTTCCTTCGCCATTCCTTCGGACAAGATTCGACAGTTTTTGGCGGAGTCATATGACAGGCAGTCCAGAG GGAGAACAGATGCCAAAAAGAAATATATCGGAGTGAGGATGATGACTCTTACGCCGTC GTTAGCCAAGGACCTTAAAACTCGACATCGTGACTTCCCTGACATCACCACAGGAGCCTATGTGATGGAGGTTATTGCAAAAACACCAGCTGCAAT TGGCGGGCTCAAGGAGCACGATGTCATCATCTCCATCAACGGTCAGAGGATTTCGACAGCGACTGATGTCAGCTCCGCCATCAAGAGTAATGACACCCTGAAAATAGTTGTACGCCGCGGCAACGAGGACGCCATTCTCACTGTTGTTCCAGTGGAGATTGACCCTTGA